The Candidatus Poribacteria bacterium region CGAGGGTGCCGTGGGCTTGAGCACCGTCCATGAAGAAAATCACGTCTCCCGCTTTCATCTCCGGTTGAAGAACCACACCCATATCGTCATCACAGGTTCGCACACCGTGAGGCATGGGAAATCTAGATTTGTGGCTGCCGGGTACACAGGCGAACCCACCTTCGCCTGCGTTGATATCAGACAGTTGCCAAGTCACAGTCACTCCACCACAGTGCATTTTGTTGTTCTGGTGATGATAAGCGACGTAGGGTCTATGTGGTTCTCCTTGTCCGTGCATGACCAGTCCTTCAGTGCCTGTCACGCTGTCGGTCACCCAAGGTCCGTGATCGAATCGGAATCCCGTCCCACACATCACATTGAGACGCATGATGATTTGCGGATGTACCAGCATCTTGCGGAAAGGTTCACAATATGGCTCCTCGAGTTCTAGTAGACCGTGCAGGACACGTTGTGCGGAGCCTCGCAAGGTTTGAGAATCTTGAGCCCCCTCGTTGGGTTGACCAACATAAATTTGGTCAGCATAGTAGTCGATAGCCTCATTAGCTGCTGCGATTTCATTGGCAGTTAGCACGTCCTTGAGGACAAGGTATCCAGTAAGATCCCAGAAGTAGCGTTCACGTTTGTCCATTCTGCATATCTCCATTTCGCAAGCTGTATCGGTACGACAGTTAATGTTGGCTCGGTGTTACTCCGCAACCCAAGTTTTCTTTCCATCGGATTTAAGAGTGGGCAGACCTCCCGTGTGAACACCTGGACCGTAAAGTACAGCATGTTGTTCAGGCGAGAGGGATTTCGTCCACTCGCCGAAGCGTGCTTCAGGTGTAAAGAATCGTCCCACCGCGCGGGCGACACCGCGGGAAGCGTATTTGAAAAGGATGGAACGCCGTTCCCCCTTACCCTTCCAGGGAAGTGTACCATGAGTGGCAGTCTCTGCAAAGAAGAGGACATCTCCTGCCTTCATGACCGGCTGAACGGTCAACCCCATGTCGTCTTCCACAGACCGAACGCCTTCGGGTATAGGTTCGCAGGCTTTGTGGCTGCCGGGAACAACCGCAAATCCGCCATCACCTTCATTGACATCGGTAAGTTGCCACGCGACAGTGACGCCTCGACAGTAGATAGTCCCGTTCTGCTGATGATACCAAACTGCAGGGGCGAAAGGTTCTCCTGCTCCATGCAATTGATGTCCTTCCGTCCCAGCTGTTGCCGCAATCATTAACGGTCCATGGTCAAGACGGAATCCCTTTCCACACATCCCATTTAGCCGAGAGACGACGACTGGATGAACTAGGAGTTCCCGAAACGGTTCTCGATAGGGTTTCTCCCAACCCAGCATCCCCGTCAGTTCCAATCGTCCTGTTTGTCCCTGAAGCGTTGATGATCCGCGAGCCAAACCACCGTCATCAATTGAACGGGCACGAATCTTGTCGGCGTAGTGATCAATAGCTGCATTACATTTGTCAACATCTTCTGGCGTCAACGCACCGCGAACGACAAGATAGCCTGTGAGATCAAAATAGTACTTTTCTTCGTCGGACATGACACATTTATTGCTGTCCATGGACTTTTCTCCTAAATCTCTGGATATAAGTGAAATACCAAATCATTGGGAACAGAAACCGCTGCCAAATAAACGCTGAGACGTTGCATTGGTTGGCAAACGGAAGTCGGAACACTTACAAATTCTCGATACGCTCAATGAGAAGTGTTGCAAGGGTTTCAATCTCCTCTTCACTCGAAACAACCATATCTGCAAACACCTTGCTCGGCTCAACCCAAGCGAAGTGCATTGGGCGAGTCGTCACGTAATACTGCTGAATGCACGAATCGACTGTGCGCCCACGTTCTTGGATGTCGCGGAGCATTCGACGGATGAAACGGATATCGGCAGGCGCATCAACGAACACTTTCAGATCAAGCAGTGACCGAATGGATTCAAGTGCAAGCAGCAGAATTCCTTCGACCAGCACAACTGCCTTAGGTTGAAGCGTAAGGGTTTCAGGGCGGCGCGTATGTGTCGTGAAGTCGTAGCGTGGGACCTCAACAGCGTGCCCACATCTAAGTTGGCGTATCTGTTCGGTTAATAATTGGACATCCAACGCGTCAGGGCGATCAAAATTTACCGCTGCCCGCTCTTCAAGGGGCAGATAACTGAGATCTTTGTAATAGGCGTCTAGGCTCAACACGGCAGATCTATGATTGCCCAGTCGTTCATGAATCACTGCGGCGAGCGTTGTTTTTCCAGATCCACTTCCCCCTGAAAATCCAATGAAGGTGGGTATCAACCCGATTGAGGTATCCATAGAGCCATCGTCAACACCTACAAGGTTGCATACGCTTCGTAAGCAATGGTGAGAAACAGCATGACCATCGAAACAAAGTTATACGCCTGTCTCTCGGTTTAACTCAAAGTCTGCAAGTGCATCCCTTTCGTTTTGGTAGATAAACTTCTCAAGATTTGCTGCCCCCAACTGCTCGAAAATGCGTGTTAGCGTGTCCGATAGTCCATAAACTTTGAGGTCACCACCACGCTGTCTTAATTCATTTGATTTGCTGACCAATATGCCCAACCCTGAACTATCAATTCGACGCGTTCTGCTGAGATTCACAATGACTTTCATCGTATTTTGACTGATAAGCTGTTCCAGTATTTGGCGCAACTCAACGGATGAAAGTGCGATGAGGTCAGTGTCAATATCAATGATTTGAACCGTCGCCTTTTGACGCTGAATTTGACGCCACGTATCAACTGCGATTTGTACCTCTGCACTTGACAAAGGATCAGCCAACCCCATCACTTTGTAAGAGGCGATGTCATCAGGCGCTTCAGCTGATAAATCCAAGTCGTGCTCTGGTGGAAGGTATTCGCGAATCGTGATTGATCTTGTTGCCATGAGAGATTCCTTTCTCGTATTAAAAAAACTGTCTCGTTCCAACCCATCAATGGGCGAAGACCGAGCACTTCTATTTTACCTTGGTTTGCTCAGATAGGTCAAAAATCCCGTTGTCCTCCTAATTAAACCGTGTTACAATGTTGGCACTATAGCAGTTAGGAGTCTATGTGTTCAGTCCTGATTCAAATTGTAAAGGAGGGCTTTCGTCAGCTACCCCGCCCTCAAGGACGGGCCTTGTAGCCTGTCCAACGGGACTTACGCTTGGGCAAGAGAACTTACCCGCGACGCTATCTTGGTGCTATGAAAGTCCTAGAAGATAGCGCGGTTTCTCGGTTCTGGCTCGTAACTTTACACGCCCGCCACCGAACAGTCGCAGCAACCGTTTAGAAGGATTCACCATGTAGCGGTGCTATCACAGGTTCACCTTCCGGGCGACACCTCAGACAAACCGCCTTCACATCGAAGTGAGAGGGCAGCGTTAAACGAGCGTTTAACTGAAGTCGTCGAGTTACAAGCAATATTCTATCACAAATATACCAAAAACAAAAAACTAAAAAAGGAGGCGGGATTTCCTCCCCCACACTAAAGCGTGGGGTCTCCATCCCGAAGATTTGATGAGCGCCCGAGATTTGCCCAATATTCTTTTTATCATGTCCGACGAACATGCCCCGATGTACAGTGGAACGTATGGGCATCCCTTGGTTAAGACCCCGCATATGGACCGTCTCGCTGCCGACGGTGTCACATTTACCAACGCCTACTGTAACTCTCCCCTCTGCATGCCTTCACGGATGTCCTTCATGACAGGTCGCTATATTCACCACATCGGTGCTTGGGACAATGCAACGCCCCTTCCTTCTGACACCGTTACTTGGGCACATCTGTTGCGTGGAGTCGGTTACGATGCCGTTCTCTCCGGGAAACAGCACTTTGAGGGGCTAGACCAACTTCACGGGTTCCGTGCCCAACTTGCTCGTGATCTTCACGCTGAGAACGATCATGGTGTCATTGATTGGGAAAACGGCACACCCGCTGCAGCCCGCCCCTGGTCCTGTCTTGAGGAGGCAGGTCCCGGCACTACTACGGAAATCGAAGTAGATGATTTGGCAGAGGAGCAGGCGTTGGCTTACCTGCGCGATCCGGCGCGCAAAGATCAGCCTTGGGCACTCAATGTCTCTTTCATCGCGCCCCACTTCCCGCTCGTTGTGCCACAACAATTCTGGGATATGTATCCTCTGGATGAAATTGACCTCCCTGAGATTCCGGAAGGACATTTGGAAAACCAGCACCCAGTCTTCAAGCGGATGCGGAGCATGTTCGGTTGCGTCGACTTCCCCGAAGAACTGGTGCGACGGGGACGTGCAGGCTACTACGGTCTCATTACGTATCTCGACGAAAAGATTGGTCGCCTCATCGCAACCCTCGAAGAAACCGGACAGTTGGATAATACCGTGATTGTATATACAAGTGATCACGGCGAAATGAATGGAGAGCATGGCATGTGGCGAAAATCTAACTTCTATGAAGCCTCCGCGCGTGTCCCGCTTCAAATTGTTTGGCCCGGACATCTTCCCGCCGGCAGTCGGGTCGCTGAGGTTGTATCGCTGGTAGACCTTATCGCCACCGCCGTTGAGATCGCGGGTGCGACGCCTATCACCCCTCTGGATGGTAATAGCCTGCTGCCGCTAATGCGGGGAGAGAGGGAAGGCTGGAAGGATGAAGCCTTTTCCGAATACTTGGCACACGGTGTGGCACGCCCGGTCGCGATGCTCCGGCGGGGTAGATACAAACTCATCTACAGTTTAGGCGATGCGCCGCAACTCTACGATGTTCAGACCGATCCAAATGAATTTCATGATCTTGCTGGAGATACCGCATATCAGTCAATCGTCGAGGCCTTTCAAGCGCAACTACTATCTCACTGGGATCCGGTTGATTTAGAACAACGCGTACGACGCAGCCAGAAAGAGCGGCAGCTCATTAATGCAGCTACCGAAGGGGAATGGCGTAGATTTTAGCGGGTCTAGAGGGAGGCGGGATCCTCAAGCCCCAGAAGCCCCAGCGTATCACGATGTAAGATTTGATCGGGTAGATCTCCCGGCAACGGAGGCAGCCGCATCTCTTGGGAGAGTTTAACAATATCGTGCAGCCCCTTGACGGATTCATCGAAAGTGGTTATAGGATAATCGGTGCCAAAAAATAGTTTGTCAGCAACATCGTATTCGACCGCCAACCGCAACGAATTGTAGTATTGCCAAGGACGGTAGAACAGGGCAGAGATATCGGCGAAGACATTGGGTTGCTTACGGATCAGGACAATGGCTTCGGCTTCCCAAGGATGTCCCATGTGGGCAATGATCATCTTC contains the following coding sequences:
- the udk gene encoding uridine kinase; the protein is MDTSIGLIPTFIGFSGGSGSGKTTLAAVIHERLGNHRSAVLSLDAYYKDLSYLPLEERAAVNFDRPDALDVQLLTEQIRQLRCGHAVEVPRYDFTTHTRRPETLTLQPKAVVLVEGILLLALESIRSLLDLKVFVDAPADIRFIRRMLRDIQERGRTVDSCIQQYYVTTRPMHFAWVEPSKVFADMVVSSEEEIETLATLLIERIENL
- a CDS encoding phytanoyl-CoA dioxygenase family protein gives rise to the protein MDSNKCVMSDEEKYYFDLTGYLVVRGALTPEDVDKCNAAIDHYADKIRARSIDDGGLARGSSTLQGQTGRLELTGMLGWEKPYREPFRELLVHPVVVSRLNGMCGKGFRLDHGPLMIAATAGTEGHQLHGAGEPFAPAVWYHQQNGTIYCRGVTVAWQLTDVNEGDGGFAVVPGSHKACEPIPEGVRSVEDDMGLTVQPVMKAGDVLFFAETATHGTLPWKGKGERRSILFKYASRGVARAVGRFFTPEARFGEWTKSLSPEQHAVLYGPGVHTGGLPTLKSDGKKTWVAE
- a CDS encoding STAS domain-containing protein, yielding MATRSITIREYLPPEHDLDLSAEAPDDIASYKVMGLADPLSSAEVQIAVDTWRQIQRQKATVQIIDIDTDLIALSSVELRQILEQLISQNTMKVIVNLSRTRRIDSSGLGILVSKSNELRQRGGDLKVYGLSDTLTRIFEQLGAANLEKFIYQNERDALADFELNRETGV
- a CDS encoding sulfatase-like hydrolase/transferase; this translates as MSARDLPNILFIMSDEHAPMYSGTYGHPLVKTPHMDRLAADGVTFTNAYCNSPLCMPSRMSFMTGRYIHHIGAWDNATPLPSDTVTWAHLLRGVGYDAVLSGKQHFEGLDQLHGFRAQLARDLHAENDHGVIDWENGTPAAARPWSCLEEAGPGTTTEIEVDDLAEEQALAYLRDPARKDQPWALNVSFIAPHFPLVVPQQFWDMYPLDEIDLPEIPEGHLENQHPVFKRMRSMFGCVDFPEELVRRGRAGYYGLITYLDEKIGRLIATLEETGQLDNTVIVYTSDHGEMNGEHGMWRKSNFYEASARVPLQIVWPGHLPAGSRVAEVVSLVDLIATAVEIAGATPITPLDGNSLLPLMRGEREGWKDEAFSEYLAHGVARPVAMLRRGRYKLIYSLGDAPQLYDVQTDPNEFHDLAGDTAYQSIVEAFQAQLLSHWDPVDLEQRVRRSQKERQLINAATEGEWRRF
- a CDS encoding phytanoyl-CoA dioxygenase family protein, whose protein sequence is MDKRERYFWDLTGYLVLKDVLTANEIAAANEAIDYYADQIYVGQPNEGAQDSQTLRGSAQRVLHGLLELEEPYCEPFRKMLVHPQIIMRLNVMCGTGFRFDHGPWVTDSVTGTEGLVMHGQGEPHRPYVAYHHQNNKMHCGGVTVTWQLSDINAGEGGFACVPGSHKSRFPMPHGVRTCDDDMGVVLQPEMKAGDVIFFMDGAQAHGTLAWRGEHHRRSVLFKYADRTSVRTGVAKEIAPPEIYWGEELVEGMTEAQRAVMYGPCSSLGTTKLTVDGDGTVRVEND